The segment TGCTGCTCCCCTCGAAACACTTGGTTTGCAGGGACAGGCTTTAACTTTGGTTGCCAGTGGCTTCTTAAATCCTGCAGGTAACAGCAATGGTGCATCATTTGGTCTATTTGCCGCGTTAGCGGCAGGAGGTAATCTTGTTGAATTAACCAATACGAGCAGTATTGATGATATCGTAGAGGTATCCAGCCTGTCGATTTATCCCAACCCTGTTACTTCGTTTGTAAATGTAAATTTCAACCTAAAACAAACCACTGAAGTTGAAATTGAACTTTTCAATCTGCTTGGTTCTAAAATGATCAGTGACAACCTAAATTCACTTTCTGGTAGCCAGCAACATCGTTTGGATGTTAGCAGTCTTCCTGAAGGACTTTACATTATGGTGATCAACGCTGGTGATGAAGCAGTGTCGAGAAAAATTCAGATTGTAAGATAATCTTCATTTGAGTTCCTTTGTCAAAATCCCTCCAAAGTGAGGGGTTTTGACTTTTTACCCACATTAAACCAAAAATCAACCCTTGCTAAAAGTTCTAATTTCAATTCTTTAGTACTTTTGCTTAAATTTTAAAAATATGGATTCGATACTGACGAACAGTAAGACTAAAAGAGATTTCCTGCTTGAAATGGCAAGGGAGAACGAAATGGACGGCTACGAGAAAATGGACCTTTACAACCAGGAAACTATTGACAGCTTAGGATTTCATTATTATGAAATCTTGAAGCTGATTGGAGAAAATCCGGAGCGTGAAGGTCTTCAGAAGACACCTGAAAGGGTTGCGAAAGCGATGCAATTTCTTACTCATGGTTACGATCTTGACCCTGCTGAAATTCTGAAGAGTGCTATGTTTAAAGAAGATTACAAGCAAATGGTGCTTGTGAAAGATATTGAGGTTTATTCGATGTGCGAACACCACATGCTCCCCTTCTTTGGGAAAGCCCATGTTGCTTACATCCCAAACGGATACATCGTTGGTCTGAGTAAATTACCCCGCATTGTAGATGCCTTTGCAAGGCG is part of the Bacteroidales bacterium genome and harbors:
- the folE gene encoding GTP cyclohydrolase I FolE, which codes for MARENEMDGYEKMDLYNQETIDSLGFHYYEILKLIGENPEREGLQKTPERVAKAMQFLTHGYDLDPAEILKSAMFKEDYKQMVLVKDIEVYSMCEHHMLPFFGKAHVAYIPNGYIVGLSKLPRIVDAFARRLQVQERLTTQIKECIQSTLNPLGVAVVIEAQHMCMSMRGIQKQNSVTTTSDFTGAFLSEKTRAEFIHLIGSNLH